In Plasmodium reichenowi strain SY57 chromosome Unknown, whole genome shotgun sequence, the sequence aaataaattatatattttatatattattgggtgttctatattatgtgtaaacatatatataatatatatatatttatatgtatgtgttttttttttttttttttttttttttatagtgttatgaaaaaaaggataaagGGATGTACGAGGGAAGTCGTATATAATGACAACGTGCTTTGTAAATATTCCAATTTGGATACAACAATATTTAAGGAAAACGAAAAGGAAAATGTAAGAATGgatttgaatatatttgtatttgcatatgatatatatatatatatatatatatatttatttatttatatttatattattatcttaGGAGAAGAATATAAGGAAGACTGTTAAATATAAGTACAACATTAACAGTGCAATGTCTTACAGatatttaatgaatattTCATCTAATTTAAGATTATATGTTAAGAAAAGTTCAATACATGGATATGGACTATATACTTGTGAATTTATTAATGAAGGAGAGgtaaaaatgatatttatttgttatatatgacttaaaaggaaatatattttatcatattgacacaaaattgtatatatatatatatatatattttttttttcttcctaTTTGTTTAGCCCGTTATTGAATATATTGgtgaatatataagaaaCATTATAAGTGATAAGAGAGAAAAGTATTATGACAAAATAGAAAGTAGCTGTTATATGTTCAGATTAAATGAGAATATAATCATTGATGCAACAAAATGGGGAAATGTCAGCAGATTTATAAATCACAGTTGTGAGgtaaatt encodes:
- a CDS encoding SET domain protein, putative, encoding KTVKYKYNINSAMSYRYLMNISSNLRLYVKKSSIHGYGLYTCEFINEGEPVIEYIGEYIRNIISDKREKYYDKIESSCYMFRLNENIIIDATKWGNVSRFINHSCEPNCFCKIVSCDQNLKHIVIFAKRDIAAHEEITYDYQ